The following coding sequences are from one Epinephelus moara isolate mb chromosome 7, YSFRI_EMoa_1.0, whole genome shotgun sequence window:
- the nr1i2 gene encoding nuclear receptor subfamily 1 group I member 2, protein MTKSDTGVQSIREALTRHNEEDDDDEEEKLTEDNEPRACGVCGDLAKGYHFNALTCEGCKGFFRRAIKKSGQLRCRFLNKCSITKNNRRSCPACRLRKCQAIGMRQEMVMSEEEVLERRIRIKTRKMLEAPAQLSSQQEETIQELLRGHRNSFDSAFYRFSGFRPMDRNVLSVSEYNQSENSLSSFSSSLSPSSSTLSGSFEKQENPEVREGSVFTALPHVADLTTYMIQDIISFSKSLRDFRSLSIGDQISLLKGATFEIMQIRFNMVFNAKTGIWECGHITYCIDDAVRAGFQPLLLEPLLRFHHTLRKLGLQEEEYVLVQAMSLFSPDRPGVQQHNVIDQLHENVALTLKTWIDCRRTGPEKHLLYPKVMACLTEMRTMTEEYSKQVLQIQDIQPNVIPPLIMEMVSKSPCSDL, encoded by the exons ATGACAAAGAGCGACACTGGAGTGCAGAGCATCCGAGAAGCGCTGACACGGCACAATGAAGAAGACGATGACGATGAGGAAGAAAAGCTGACAGAAGACAATGAGCCCAGAGcctgtggtgtgtgtggagATCTGGCCAAAGGTTACCACTTCAACGCTCTGACGTGCGAAGGCTGCAAGGGCTTCTTCAG ACGTGCCATAAAGAAGTCAGGGCAGCTCCGCTGTAGGTTCCTGAACAAATGCAGTATAACCAAAAACAACAGACGGTCGTGTCCAGCCTGCCGCCTCCGTAAATGCCAAGCTATCGGCATGCGCCAGGAAA TGGTCATGTCTGAGGAGGAGGTATTGGAGAGGAGGATCAGAATCAAGACAAGGAAAATGCTTGAAGCACCAGCACAGCTCTCATCCCAACAAGAGGAAACCATTCAGGAGCTCCTCCGTGGCCACCGCAACTCTTTTGACTCAGCCTTTTACCGCTTCAGCGGTTTCAGG CCCATGGATAGAAACGTTCTCTCTGTGAGTGAGTACAACCAGTCTGAAAactccctctcctccttttcctcctccctctcgccctcctcctccactctctCCGGTTCCtttgaaaaacaagaaaacccAGAGGTCAGAGAAGGTAGCGTTTTCACCGCTCTTCCGCACGTGGCTGACCTCACCACTTACATGATACAGGACATCATTAGTTTCTCCAAAAGTCTTCGGGACTTCCG ATCTCTAAGCATCGGAGACCAAATTTCTCTGCTGAAGGGAGCCACATTTGAAATTATGCAGATTCGTTTCAACATGGTGTTCAACGCAAAAACTGGCATCTGGGAATGCGGCCATATTACGTACTGCATAGATGACGCTGTACGAG CGGGTTTCCAGCCGCTTCTGTTAGAGCCTCTGCTCAGATTTCACCACACACTGCGCAAACTGggcctgcaggaggaggagtacGTCCTCGTGCAAGCCATGTCCCTGTTTTCTCCAG ACCGTCCAGGTGTGCAGCAACACAATGTGATTGACCAGCTTCATGAAAACGTGGCGCTGACACTAAAAACCTGGATTGACTGCAGGAGGACAGGACCAGAGAAACA CTTGCTGTACCCCAAAGTGATGGCCTGTCTCACCGAGATGAGGACAATGACCGAGGAGTACAGTAAACAGGTTCTGCAGATCCAGGACATCCAGCCAAATGTTATCCCACCTCTCATAATGGAGATGGTCAGTAAAAGCCCCTGTAGTGACTTGTAA